The Macellibacteroides fermentans genome includes the window TTCGAAAGAGCTTTGTATTGGTTACAGGTAGGTGCCCAACCTACAGACACTACTCGTAATATTCTTTCTAACGAAGGAGTATGCTTGAAAAAGCACTTATTGGAAGGTGTTAAAAAGGGTGCTTTTGACGAAGCAGCTGCAGAATCTAAATTCCAGGCTTGGTTAACTAGCAAAAACACTTCATTACAAACTGCTAAACAAAAAGATGGAGAAGCAGCCAGAGCGGCAGCTAAAGCTCGTTTGGAAGCAGAAAAAGAGGTGAACAAGGCAAAAGCAGAAGCTTTAGCTCAGAAGAAAGCTGAATTAGCTGCCGCCGCAGCAGCAGCAAATGCCCCTGCAGAAGCTCCAGAAGCAGAAGCTCCGGCAGCAGAAAGCGCTGAATAATTTGTGTAAAGCCAAATAGAGAGAGGTTACCCGAAAGGTAGCCTCTTTTTTATTGTTTAAAAATTGAATATCAGAAGAAAACCGTACATTTACCGCCTTGAAGAGATTACTTGATGGCAGGCATCCATTCGAGATGCCCAGAGGTAATTGCTTCTGAAATAATAGTAAAATGGAAGAAGATTTATTGAAACAAAGAACACAGCGATGGATTGTTTCATTGTCTGTATTAATTCTGGTAGGGAAGTTTCTGGCTTATTACCTCACTAATTCCGTGGGTATATTAACCGATGCTATGG containing:
- a CDS encoding 30S ribosomal protein S16, producing the protein MATKIRLQRHGRKGYAFYQIVVADSRAPRDGKFIERIGSYNPNTNPATIDLNFERALYWLQVGAQPTDTTRNILSNEGVCLKKHLLEGVKKGAFDEAAAESKFQAWLTSKNTSLQTAKQKDGEAARAAAKARLEAEKEVNKAKAEALAQKKAELAAAAAAANAPAEAPEAEAPAAESAE